GTGGCTGGTGCCGCCGCCGTCGGAGGCGTTGGCGTCCTTGCTGCGCCAGATGGCGTTGCCGGTGCCGTACAGCACGTGCCCGGAGTCGAACGGGTCGATGGCCAGCGCGGTCATCCAGTGCCCGGTGTGGGTGCCGACATACGGAGCGCCGGAGGCATCCCGCTGCGACTTGGCCGCCAGGGCCTTCCAGGTCGCGCCGCCGTCGGTGGTCCGGTAGATCTCGTCCTCGGGCCACCACCGGTCCAGAGTGGTGACCATCACCGTGGAGGGCTTTTGCGGGTCGACGGCCAGACCGGAGAACCCGTAACCGCCCTGCGACGGCGAGATGTTCCTCCACCCGCCGCTCGTCGGGGTGTACTTCCACACCGAGCCCGCCGTCGCGTCCATGGGGCCGATGCTGTTGCTGTAGGTCAGGTACAGCGACCCGTCACCGGTGACGACACCGTGCTGCGGCATCTGGCCGGTGGGCTGCCCGGCGACAGCCTGCCAGCTGCTGCCGCCGTCGGCCGAACGGTACAGGGACGTGGACTTGTCGTTGACGCCGACGTAGACCGTGTTGCTGCCGGCCGGGCCGTACGTCACGAAGGAGATTCCCGCGCCGCTGCTCGCCCCGTCCTCGACGGGGAACGAGGAGACCTGGCTCCATGTCGCGCCGTGGTCGGTGCTGCGCCACAGGCCGTTCTTGCGGGTGCCCAGCAGCAGGGTGCCGTTGTCCGAGGGGCTGATCACGAGCCGTTCGCCCGCCCCGCGGCCGGGCTCGTTGGCGCCCAGCTTGAAGGGCAGGTTCGTGCGCTGGAAGGTGCGGCCCCGGTCGGTGGAGCGCAGGATCGCGCCGTTGCCGGCCCATTCGTTGGTGTAGGTGCCCGCCGAGAGGTAGAGCCGCTCGGGGTCGACGGGGTCGGTGGCCAGCGCATCGATACCCAGCAGGTTCCAGTCCTTCTCGCCGATCCAGTCGGTCAGCGGGATCCACTGCTCGGCCGCGGTGTCCCAGCGGTAGGCGCCACCCATGTCGGTGCGCGCGTACAGCAGACCCTTCTCCTTCTGGTTGAACACCAGCCCGGTGACGTAACCACCGCCCGCCACCTGGGCGTTCTTCCACACGTACGATCCGGACCCGGTCTGCGAGCCGCCGCTCCCGGCCACCTTCACCAGCTTCCACTGCTGGTTGGTGCTGCCCTTGCCCGGCCACTGGATGACCTGCGCGCCCTGGTCGAGGGAGCTTCCGGAGACGTCCAGGACCTGACCGCTCCTGCGGGAGGTGAAGGTGACGGCGTCGGAACCGCTCACGTCCTCGATCCGCCACTGCTGGAAGGCGGAGGAGCTGTCCGTCTGCTGCTCGGCGACGGCCGCCTGGGCGGTCGAGCCGCCCGCGATGCCCAGCACCTTGCCGCTGCTGCGGTTGACCAGCTCGTAGTAGCCGTCCCCGGTGGGCTTCAGTCGCCACTGCTGGTTGGCGGTGTTCTGGTCGGTCCACTGCTGGATGCGGGTGCCGTCGGCGGTGGAGAAGCCGTTGACGTCCAACACCTTGCCGCTGCGTACCGAGACCAGCCTGTAGTAGGCACCGCTGTCGACCGTCGCGGCCTGGGAGTCCTCGGGTGTGAACATGAAGTACGAGACGCCGGCGAGGGGCACACCGAGCGCCAGAGCGGTGGCGCTCAGACGACGGCGGTGACGCCCGCGGCGCCCGCCGTTCGGGGGGTTGCTCATGGGTAGACGTTCTCCTTGTGAACCGTGCACGAGAGAAGGCGGATCGGGACACCGGAACGGGCCGGATCCACTTCCTTGTGGTCACAGGCTCCGCAAAGGGTTGCCGCGAGCCGGAAGCTTCCGGTGCGCCCGCGGGTGGACGGCTTCCTGAGTGTGACGGACGAGGACTGGGAGTGGGCCCTGACCGTCAACCTCATGGCCGCCGTCCGTGCCACCCGGGCCGCGCTGCCGCACCTGCTCGTCTCCGGCGCGGGACGGATCGTCACCGTCTCCTCGGTCAACGCCCGCCTGCCGGACCCGCTGGTCATCGACTACGGCGCCGCCAAGGCCGTGCTGACCAGCTTCTGCAAGGCCCTGTCCAAGGAGGTCGGGCCGCGCGGTGTGCGGGTGAACACGATCGGTCCCGGCCCGGTGGAGACGGCGCTGTGGCAGGGCGCGGACGGCGTCGCCGCCACGGTCGGGCAGGCCCGTGGCGTCGACCCCGGCGACGTGGCCCGCGTCGCCGCCGGCCAATCGGCTACCGGACGCTTCACCCGTCCGTCGGAGGTCGCGGATCTCGTGGTGTTCCTCGCCGGTCCCGGTGCGGCGAACATCACGGGCGCCGACTTCGTCGTCGACGGCGGCCTCGTGGACTCCCTGTGACCGGCGGCCCGGGTACGGGACGGACACCGTCGTACGCGCTCCCGGCCGGCCGCCACACCCGAGGCGTTCGTCGCCGGGCTCACCGACTTCGGGCCGGGGCGCTCGGAGTTCTCCGCGAGCGGGATGCCGTTCCGGGCCGGCACCACCGGACGGAGTCGACGAGCCCAGGGCCCCACCACTTCTCCTGCCCCGCTGCCTCGGGCCTCAGGGCTGCGTCGCCGCGCACTCCGGGTGCCCCCAGCCCGATCCCACCTTGGTGATCTTGTCGCCCTTGGCGTAGGGACGGGTGCACGGGCAGGTGCCGGGGAACCGGGCGGACAGGGTGGGCCTGCCGCCCCCGGAGCGGGCGGCGGAGGTCGGAGGCCGACGGGCGGGGCGGGCGGGGCGGGCGGCGGGGGCGGCACCGACCGGGTCCGGTACGGGGAGATCGGCCGCGGTGCCTCCTGCCCCCTGCTGGCTGCGTGCGGCGTCGCTCGCGGCCTTGTCCGCGATCGCGTTCAGCGGGTCACCGCCGACCTGGTGCGCGGGCACGTACACGAAGGTGACGTCGCGGTCGGCGAGGAGCGCGTCGATGCGCTGGATCAGCTCGCGGTTGGCGACGGGCTTGCCGGCGGCGGTCTTCCAGCCGTTCCGCTTCCACCCGGCGAGCCACTTGGTCACGGCGTCTCGGGTGTAGGTGCTGTCGAGCCGCACCTCCAACGGGACGGCCCGGTCCGTCGCCTCCAGCAGTTGTTCGAGCGCCGTCAGCTCGCCCACGTTGTTGGTGCTGTGCCCGAGCGGGCCGGACTTCCAGAACTGCGGCGCCCCCGCGCCGTCGGCGACCACGAAGGCCCAGGCCGCCGGACCCGGGTTGCCCTTCGCCGCTCCGT
The window above is part of the Kitasatospora sp. HUAS MG31 genome. Proteins encoded here:
- a CDS encoding RICIN domain-containing protein, with product MSNPPNGGRRGRHRRRLSATALALGVPLAGVSYFMFTPEDSQAATVDSGAYYRLVSVRSGKVLDVNGFSTADGTRIQQWTDQNTANQQWRLKPTGDGYYELVNRSSGKVLGIAGGSTAQAAVAEQQTDSSSAFQQWRIEDVSGSDAVTFTSRRSGQVLDVSGSSLDQGAQVIQWPGKGSTNQQWKLVKVAGSGGSQTGSGSYVWKNAQVAGGGYVTGLVFNQKEKGLLYARTDMGGAYRWDTAAEQWIPLTDWIGEKDWNLLGIDALATDPVDPERLYLSAGTYTNEWAGNGAILRSTDRGRTFQRTNLPFKLGANEPGRGAGERLVISPSDNGTLLLGTRKNGLWRSTDHGATWSQVSSFPVEDGASSGAGISFVTYGPAGSNTVYVGVNDKSTSLYRSADGGSSWQAVAGQPTGQMPQHGVVTGDGSLYLTYSNSIGPMDATAGSVWKYTPTSGGWRNISPSQGGYGFSGLAVDPQKPSTVMVTTLDRWWPEDEIYRTTDGGATWKALAAKSQRDASGAPYVGTHTGHWMTALAIDPFDSGHVLYGTGNAIWRSKDANASDGGGTSHWISGARGLEETSLADAIAPPGGATVITSMGDQGGFRHDSLTEVPAGRLKNPLMSSSTDIDFAQSNPAVMVRVGTGGAQDGAYSTDGGSTWNGFTAEPVPSANTGHVALAADGSTIIWAESGQAPYRSTDKGASWSKVSGLGTDAVVVADRSSANTFYSLVGGTLNASTDGGATFTPRATNLPSGRLTAVPGINGDLWIAAGDRGLLHSTDGGRTFTTLTTVKSASALGFGKAAPGANYQALYLIGTVKDVTGVFRSTDKGATWLRVNDDAHQWGAIGSLGIITGDPDTFGRVYIGTNGRGLQYGDPS
- a CDS encoding SDR family NAD(P)-dependent oxidoreductase, with product MDGFLSVTDEDWEWALTVNLMAAVRATRAALPHLLVSGAGRIVTVSSVNARLPDPLVIDYGAAKAVLTSFCKALSKEVGPRGVRVNTIGPGPVETALWQGADGVAATVGQARGVDPGDVARVAAGQSATGRFTRPSEVADLVVFLAGPGAANITGADFVVDGGLVDSL
- a CDS encoding ribonuclease H family protein, translated to MVERVIAACDGAAKGNPGPAAWAFVVADGAGAPQFWKSGPLGHSTNNVGELTALEQLLEATDRAVPLEVRLDSTYTRDAVTKWLAGWKRNGWKTAAGKPVANRELIQRIDALLADRDVTFVYVPAHQVGGDPLNAIADKAASDAARSQQGAGGTAADLPVPDPVGAAPAARPARPARRPPTSAARSGGGRPTLSARFPGTCPCTRPYAKGDKITKVGSGWGHPECAATQP